One stretch of Amycolatopsis sp. NBC_00345 DNA includes these proteins:
- a CDS encoding ABC transporter ATP-binding protein, translated as MDNTWALLSSAMRSADTPRALTRGTVKRVARFARPHWVRLLVFLVLTVVSAVLAVTTPVLAGKVVDSIVGGHDLSVVLWLAVVIALLAIADAGLGLAERWQSARIGEGIILDLRVAVFEHVQKLPIAFFTRTRTGALVSRLNNDVIGAQRTFTATLSGLVTNVIQLVLSLAVMMTLSWQVTVVALVLLPVFVLPARRLGRRMAGLQREAAQLNAGMTTQMTERFSAPGATLVKLFGHPRQEVADFAGRAGRVRDIGVRTAMLTRWFMTSLTLVSALAQALVYGLGGYLALTGQLEPGTVVALALLLTRLYAPLTALANVRVDVMTAMVSFERVFEVLDLDPMIKEPAEPKALPAGGAGAGGDAVGGAGVGGDAVGGAGVGGVSVGGVAVEFDDVRFGYPAADRFSLASLEDVATLDTRGGEEVLHGISFRAEPGQMVALVGSSGAGKSTIASLLPRLYDVDAGAVRLSGVDVRDLDFATLRETVGVVTQDGHLFHDTIRANLAYARPGATDDEIWAALEQARLGELARSLPDGLDTTVGERGYRLSGGERQRLTIARLLLAQPKVVVLDEATAHLDSESEAAVGEALIGALEGRTSLVIAHRLSTVRAADLILVIEHGAVVEQGTHEELLAREGRYAELHHTQFNEEPAVA; from the coding sequence ATGGACAACACCTGGGCGCTGCTGAGTTCGGCGATGCGCTCGGCGGACACGCCGAGGGCGCTGACCCGCGGCACGGTCAAGCGCGTCGCCCGCTTCGCCCGGCCGCATTGGGTGCGGCTGCTGGTCTTCCTGGTGCTGACGGTCGTCTCGGCCGTGCTCGCGGTGACCACGCCGGTGCTGGCGGGCAAGGTGGTCGACTCGATCGTCGGCGGCCACGACCTGTCGGTGGTGCTCTGGCTGGCCGTCGTGATCGCCCTGCTGGCGATCGCCGACGCGGGGCTGGGCCTGGCCGAGCGGTGGCAGTCCGCGCGCATCGGCGAGGGCATCATCCTCGACCTGCGCGTGGCCGTCTTCGAGCACGTGCAGAAGCTGCCGATCGCGTTCTTCACCCGGACCCGCACCGGCGCGCTGGTCAGCCGGCTCAACAACGACGTGATCGGCGCGCAGCGGACGTTCACCGCGACGCTGTCCGGGCTCGTCACCAACGTGATCCAGCTGGTGCTCTCGCTGGCGGTGATGATGACGCTGTCCTGGCAGGTCACGGTGGTCGCGCTGGTGCTGCTGCCGGTGTTCGTGCTGCCGGCGCGCCGGCTCGGCCGCCGGATGGCCGGGCTGCAGCGCGAGGCCGCCCAGCTCAACGCCGGCATGACCACGCAGATGACCGAGCGGTTCTCCGCGCCCGGCGCCACGCTGGTGAAGCTGTTCGGCCACCCGCGCCAGGAGGTCGCGGACTTCGCCGGGCGGGCCGGGCGCGTCCGCGACATCGGCGTGCGCACGGCGATGCTCACCCGCTGGTTCATGACCAGCCTGACGCTCGTCTCCGCGCTGGCGCAGGCGCTCGTCTACGGCCTCGGCGGCTACCTCGCGCTGACCGGGCAGCTCGAGCCCGGCACCGTGGTGGCGCTGGCGCTGCTGCTGACCCGGCTCTACGCCCCGCTGACCGCGCTCGCGAACGTGCGCGTGGACGTGATGACCGCGATGGTCTCGTTCGAGCGCGTCTTCGAGGTGCTCGACCTGGACCCGATGATCAAGGAGCCGGCCGAGCCGAAGGCACTGCCCGCCGGTGGTGCCGGGGCCGGTGGTGACGCTGTTGGTGGTGCCGGGGTTGGTGGTGACGCTGTTGGTGGTGCCGGGGTTGGTGGTGTCTCGGTCGGTGGTGTTGCGGTGGAATTCGACGACGTGCGGTTCGGCTACCCCGCGGCGGACCGGTTCTCCCTCGCCTCACTGGAGGACGTGGCCACTTTGGACACCCGAGGCGGCGAGGAAGTGCTGCACGGCATCAGCTTCCGCGCCGAGCCGGGCCAGATGGTGGCGCTGGTCGGCTCGTCCGGCGCCGGGAAGTCGACGATCGCGTCACTGCTGCCGCGGCTCTACGACGTGGACGCGGGCGCGGTGCGGCTGTCCGGAGTGGACGTCCGCGACCTCGATTTCGCCACCCTGCGGGAGACCGTCGGCGTGGTGACCCAGGACGGGCACCTGTTCCACGACACGATCCGCGCCAACCTGGCGTACGCGCGGCCGGGCGCGACCGACGACGAGATCTGGGCGGCGCTGGAGCAGGCGCGGCTCGGCGAGCTGGCGCGCTCGCTGCCCGACGGCCTCGACACCACCGTCGGCGAGCGCGGCTACCGCCTTTCCGGCGGCGAACGGCAGCGGCTCACCATCGCGCGGCTGCTGCTGGCCCAGCCCAAGGTCGTGGTGCTGGACGAGGCGACGGCCCACCTGGACTCCGAGTCGGAGGCCGCGGTCGGCGAGGCGCTGATCGGCGCGCTGGAAGGCCGGACGTCGCTGGTGATCGCGCACCGGCTGTCCACAGTCCGCGCGGCCGACCTGATCCTGGTGATCGAGCACGGCGCGGTCGTCGAGCAGGGCACGCACGAGGAGCTGCTGGCGCGGGAAGGCCGTTACGCGGAACTGCACCACACCCAGTTCAACGAGGAGCCCGCGGTTGCGTAG
- a CDS encoding SIS domain-containing protein, whose amino-acid sequence MVSATENWKSTAEKLAAAEEANADQLAAAADLVLGVIRSDALVFTAGAGHSLAAVAETFYRAGGLACVYPLYHPELLPLHGAQHSTKTERRTGLAEEVLAERAPGPDDVLVVFSTSGVNPYPVELAAGARRRGASVIAVTSRACVAAAPRRSPTTLVEEGSVVLDSLVVPGDASHPAAAPRTAPLSTVVNAFLWNLVLAQVFDRGTAEGIDVPLWRSSNVEGGDEANVALLAKYGPRVPALR is encoded by the coding sequence GTGGTGAGCGCCACGGAGAACTGGAAGAGCACGGCGGAGAAGCTCGCGGCCGCCGAGGAGGCCAATGCCGATCAGCTGGCCGCGGCGGCCGACCTGGTGCTGGGGGTGATCCGCAGCGACGCGCTGGTGTTCACCGCGGGCGCCGGGCACTCGCTGGCCGCCGTCGCCGAGACATTCTACCGCGCGGGCGGCCTCGCCTGCGTGTACCCGCTGTACCACCCGGAGCTGCTGCCGCTGCACGGCGCGCAGCACAGCACCAAGACCGAGCGCCGCACCGGGCTGGCGGAAGAGGTGCTCGCCGAGCGCGCGCCCGGCCCGGACGACGTGCTGGTGGTGTTCTCGACCTCCGGCGTGAACCCGTACCCGGTGGAACTCGCCGCCGGCGCCCGCCGCCGCGGTGCCTCGGTGATCGCGGTGACGTCGCGGGCCTGTGTGGCCGCCGCGCCGCGCCGGTCGCCGACCACGCTGGTCGAGGAGGGCAGCGTGGTGCTCGACTCGCTGGTCGTCCCCGGCGACGCCAGCCACCCGGCCGCGGCGCCGCGCACCGCGCCGCTGTCCACTGTGGTCAACGCGTTCCTGTGGAACCTCGTGCTGGCCCAGGTCTTCGACCGCGGCACGGCCGAGGGTATCGACGTTCCACTGTGGCGCAGTTCCAATGTGGAGGGTGGCGACGAGGCGAACGTGGCGCTGCTGGCCAAGTACGGCCCGCGCGTCCCGGCGCTGCGGTAA
- a CDS encoding alpha/beta hydrolase, producing the protein MDEAEPVVSVRRARGRTRAVALVLHGGAEVGTAKVPPWKLAYLRMVPLARALHRAGGPYGLEVRLLRNRRYGWNGAAEDPVPDARWALERIRAEHPGLPVVLVGHSMGGRVALRVADDPAVTGVCALAPWTPAGEPVDAVAGRSVLIVHGTRDRMTSPRESHAFAERARAVAARVARFEIGGEGHAMLRRSAVWTRLVCAFTLDVIEAGEKDETLLGAWTRPADERLRIPV; encoded by the coding sequence GTGGACGAGGCGGAACCCGTCGTTTCGGTGCGTCGTGCGCGGGGCCGCACCCGCGCGGTCGCGTTGGTGCTGCACGGCGGGGCCGAGGTCGGCACCGCGAAGGTGCCCCCGTGGAAGCTGGCGTACCTCCGCATGGTGCCGCTGGCCCGCGCCCTGCACCGCGCGGGCGGCCCGTACGGCCTCGAAGTGCGGCTGCTGCGCAACCGGCGCTACGGCTGGAACGGGGCCGCCGAGGACCCGGTGCCCGACGCGCGCTGGGCGCTGGAGCGGATCCGCGCCGAGCACCCCGGCCTGCCGGTGGTCCTGGTCGGGCACTCGATGGGCGGGCGCGTCGCGCTGCGCGTGGCCGACGACCCGGCCGTGACGGGCGTCTGCGCGCTCGCGCCGTGGACGCCGGCCGGCGAGCCGGTGGACGCCGTCGCCGGCCGCTCCGTGCTCATCGTGCACGGCACCCGCGATCGGATGACTTCGCCGCGTGAATCCCACGCCTTCGCCGAGCGCGCCCGCGCGGTCGCGGCCCGCGTCGCCCGGTTCGAGATCGGCGGCGAAGGACACGCGATGCTCCGCCGTTCGGCGGTCTGGACCAGGTTGGTGTGTGCTTTCACACTGGACGTGATCGAGGCCGGGGAAAAGGACGAAACTTTACTTGGGGCCTGGACCCGTCCCGCGGACGAGCGGTTGCGAATCCCGGTGTGA
- a CDS encoding cyclopropane-fatty-acyl-phospholipid synthase family protein produces MSTSSVDRAAGLSPQQTTTEESRWPGLATPPHSPLRARAAEALFRRAVKSLELRVTFPDGTTLGAGGPDAPEMRIRRPAAFFHRLGADAKIGFGEAYMVGDWTADDLPGVLTPFAEKMATVIPPFLQRFRRFVERAQPEAEENTVEGSRENIHRHYDLSNDLFSTFLDESMMYSSALFGPGDTLTQAQHRKLDSVLDYAGVREGSTVLEIGTGWGELSIRAASRGAKVTSLTISQEQKTLADARIAEAGYRDRVDVQLCDYREAKGEYDSVVSVEMIEAVGMSYWPTFFSTIGKRLRPGGRFGLQAITMDHDRMMAAARSYSWIHKYVFPGGIIPSVEAIEQGMAENTRLKLAGMREFGQDYARTLKLWRERFMARWTDIKDFGFDDVFQRTWEFYLAYSEAGFRSGYLKVHQFGFADPR; encoded by the coding sequence TTGTCCACCTCGAGTGTCGACCGCGCGGCGGGACTGTCCCCGCAGCAGACCACTACTGAAGAATCCCGGTGGCCGGGCCTGGCCACCCCGCCGCACTCGCCCCTGCGCGCGCGGGCCGCGGAGGCGCTTTTCCGCCGCGCCGTGAAGTCGCTTGAGCTACGGGTGACCTTCCCCGACGGGACCACGCTCGGCGCGGGCGGCCCGGACGCGCCGGAGATGCGCATCCGCCGCCCCGCCGCGTTCTTCCACCGCCTCGGCGCGGACGCGAAGATCGGCTTCGGCGAGGCGTACATGGTGGGCGACTGGACCGCCGACGACCTGCCGGGTGTGCTGACCCCGTTCGCGGAGAAGATGGCCACGGTCATCCCGCCGTTCCTGCAGCGGTTCCGCCGGTTCGTCGAGCGCGCCCAGCCCGAGGCCGAGGAGAACACGGTCGAGGGATCGCGCGAGAACATCCACCGGCACTACGACCTGTCCAACGACCTGTTCAGCACCTTCCTCGACGAGTCGATGATGTACTCCTCGGCGCTGTTCGGCCCCGGGGACACTTTGACCCAGGCCCAGCACCGCAAGCTCGACAGCGTGCTCGACTACGCGGGCGTGCGCGAGGGCAGCACCGTGCTGGAGATCGGTACCGGCTGGGGCGAGCTGTCCATCCGCGCCGCGTCACGGGGCGCGAAGGTCACGTCGCTGACCATCTCGCAGGAGCAGAAGACGCTCGCCGACGCGCGCATCGCCGAAGCCGGTTACCGCGACCGCGTCGACGTGCAGCTGTGCGACTACCGCGAAGCCAAGGGCGAGTACGACTCCGTGGTCAGCGTCGAGATGATCGAGGCCGTCGGCATGTCCTACTGGCCGACGTTCTTCTCCACCATCGGCAAGCGGCTGCGCCCGGGCGGCCGGTTCGGCCTGCAGGCGATCACGATGGACCACGACCGGATGATGGCCGCGGCGCGCTCGTACAGCTGGATCCACAAGTACGTCTTCCCCGGCGGCATCATTCCCTCGGTCGAGGCGATCGAGCAGGGGATGGCCGAGAACACCCGGCTCAAGCTGGCCGGCATGCGGGAGTTCGGCCAGGACTACGCCCGCACGCTGAAACTGTGGCGGGAGCGGTTCATGGCGCGCTGGACCGACATCAAGGACTTCGGGTTCGACGACGTGTTCCAGCGGACGTGGGAGTTCTACCTGGCCTATTCCGAGGCCGGGTTCCGCTCCGGGTACCTCAAGGTTCACCAGTTCGGGTTCGCCGACCCGCGCTGA
- a CDS encoding LCP family protein — protein sequence MTYGGDGRRREPPRGPQPPGSSRQHQRAQMMPLPGAPSSYDQRTRPMGNRGEAPPPGPPPRQSPPGPPQGAPGPRPRRRRRWSIGKILLTLVLLFVVFIGGVWAYLEFSIARVDALADYDGRPAAASGTNWLVVGSDSRAGLSAAEEENLATGDSGEAGGQRTDTIMVAHIPDNSTKPTLLSLPRDSQVKIPGHGTSKINAAFALGGPALLVKTVEGVTGLRIDHYAEIGFGGFATIVDAIGGVDMCVDKDMNDTMTGINIKAGCQTLDGRDSLGFVRMRHSTATPRSDLDRVANQRKFIGTLVSQIASPGTLLNPFHFFPLLSSAPGALTMDSGDHVHNLAGLAIAMRGISSGGVLTGTVPVTDGSAEHWDKTKSAQLFDALKNDTEVPDGVLVS from the coding sequence ATGACGTACGGCGGCGACGGCAGGCGGCGGGAGCCGCCCCGGGGGCCCCAGCCTCCAGGGAGCTCGCGGCAGCACCAGCGGGCGCAGATGATGCCGTTGCCGGGTGCTCCCAGCTCATACGACCAGCGGACGCGGCCGATGGGCAATCGGGGCGAGGCGCCGCCGCCCGGTCCGCCGCCCCGTCAGTCCCCGCCGGGCCCGCCCCAAGGCGCGCCCGGCCCGAGGCCGCGCCGTCGCCGCCGGTGGAGCATCGGCAAGATCCTGCTGACGCTGGTGCTGCTCTTCGTCGTGTTCATCGGCGGCGTCTGGGCGTACCTGGAGTTCTCGATCGCGCGCGTCGACGCGCTGGCTGACTACGACGGCAGGCCCGCCGCCGCGTCCGGCACCAACTGGCTGGTGGTCGGCTCCGACAGCCGCGCCGGGCTGTCGGCCGCGGAAGAGGAGAACCTGGCCACCGGCGACTCCGGCGAGGCGGGCGGGCAGCGCACCGACACCATCATGGTCGCGCACATCCCGGACAACTCCACGAAGCCGACCCTGCTGTCGCTGCCGCGCGACTCCCAGGTGAAGATCCCCGGCCACGGCACCAGCAAGATCAACGCGGCGTTCGCCCTCGGCGGCCCGGCACTGCTGGTGAAGACCGTCGAAGGCGTCACCGGCCTGCGCATCGACCATTACGCGGAGATCGGCTTCGGCGGCTTCGCGACCATCGTGGACGCGATCGGCGGCGTCGACATGTGCGTCGACAAGGACATGAACGACACCATGACCGGCATCAACATCAAGGCCGGCTGCCAGACGCTCGACGGGCGTGACTCGCTCGGCTTCGTCCGGATGCGGCACAGCACCGCGACCCCGCGCTCGGACCTCGACCGGGTGGCCAACCAGCGCAAGTTCATCGGCACGCTGGTCAGCCAGATCGCGAGCCCGGGCACGCTGCTCAACCCGTTCCACTTCTTCCCGCTGCTGTCCTCGGCGCCGGGCGCGCTGACCATGGACTCGGGCGACCACGTGCACAACCTGGCCGGGCTGGCGATCGCGATGCGCGGCATCTCCTCGGGCGGCGTGCTCACCGGCACGGTGCCGGTCACCGACGGCTCGGCCGAGCACTGGGACAAGACCAAGTCGGCCCAGCTGTTCGACGCGCTGAAGAACGACACCGAGGTGCCGGACGGCGTCCTGGTCAGCTGA
- a CDS encoding GNAT family N-acetyltransferase: MDTPRETLTETGITLVRWRADHLEDLVAAVQGSLAHIGAWLPWAMDGYGPAEGTEFLTGTAERWESGEAYEYALPAPDGALMGACGLMRCAEDGGPEIGYWLALPYTGRGLMTAATSLLIAEAFRQGAEHIEIRHDEENTRSGAVPARLGFTLDRKEAATEPLAPACSGTSHVWRLDRP; encoded by the coding sequence ATGGACACGCCACGGGAAACCCTGACCGAAACCGGGATCACGCTGGTCCGCTGGCGCGCGGACCACCTCGAAGACCTGGTGGCGGCCGTTCAGGGATCCCTGGCGCACATCGGCGCCTGGCTGCCCTGGGCCATGGACGGCTACGGCCCGGCGGAGGGCACCGAATTCCTGACCGGCACGGCGGAGCGCTGGGAGTCGGGGGAGGCGTACGAGTACGCCCTGCCGGCCCCGGACGGCGCCCTCATGGGCGCCTGCGGGCTGATGCGCTGCGCGGAGGACGGCGGCCCCGAGATCGGCTACTGGCTCGCGCTCCCGTACACCGGCCGCGGCCTGATGACGGCGGCCACCTCGCTGCTGATCGCCGAGGCGTTCCGCCAGGGCGCCGAGCACATCGAGATCCGGCACGACGAGGAGAACACCCGCAGCGGCGCCGTTCCGGCCCGGCTGGGCTTCACGCTGGACCGCAAGGAAGCCGCCACCGAACCGCTCGCGCCGGCCTGCAGCGGCACCAGCCACGTGTGGCGCCTGGACCGTCCCTGA
- a CDS encoding peroxiredoxin: METGDLAPDFTLADDQGVERTLSDFLSSGPVVLFFYPAAMTSGCTAESCHFRDLAAEFAEVGAQRVGISPDAVEKQRAFSAANSFDYPLLSDVDGGVAKQFGVWRKLIPLHTKRQTFVIGTDRRVLDVIKSELNFTAHADRALKLLRDRKAAA; encoded by the coding sequence ATGGAGACCGGCGACCTCGCCCCCGACTTCACGCTGGCCGACGACCAGGGGGTGGAGCGCACCCTGTCGGACTTCCTGTCGTCCGGCCCGGTGGTGCTGTTCTTCTACCCGGCGGCGATGACGAGCGGCTGCACCGCGGAGAGCTGCCACTTCCGCGACCTGGCGGCCGAGTTCGCCGAGGTGGGCGCCCAGCGCGTGGGCATCAGCCCGGACGCCGTCGAGAAGCAGCGCGCCTTCTCCGCCGCGAACAGCTTCGACTACCCCCTGCTGTCCGATGTGGACGGTGGCGTGGCGAAGCAGTTCGGCGTGTGGCGCAAGCTGATCCCGTTGCACACCAAGCGCCAGACGTTTGTCATCGGCACCGACCGGCGGGTGCTGGACGTGATCAAGAGCGAGCTGAACTTCACCGCCCACGCGGACCGCGCGCTCAAGCTCCTGCGCGACCGCAAGGCCGCGGCCTGA
- a CDS encoding diguanylate cyclase domain-containing protein codes for MLTDTKGVTLPPENRERLLLEFAREVLRNADPAYEGVLLRFTTLFTVAPIAIALADIDGDIVEANPALGKLVGLPPERLRGRHLSDLAATTHDADRIRGGLERLTARGTDRLTERGVHLAHSQDGRLTTNVTLAWLPGDGPEARFPVMMAADTDDLHLLGERLLHQNLHDPLTGLPNAQAFTTRLEAALGTPDRGQLGLVYLDIDGFKVINDGLGAGVGDEVLKEVASKLSRTFTGHHEGYVARLSGDGFGVLLRGEDLTQQQVVALVDRALEDLNEPVYLGGHGIGVSASAGIVVRPAAERGSHVELLRAAELALHRAKEAGKAQWMLFDPQLDARDRGRYQLGAVIAGALENGEFSLIYQPTVKLSRPGEIAAVNAGLRWNHPDRGELSSDEFYPLAQITGMTIPLGKWLLAESLAATARWRDQFGDAAPDVCIRLPKRLAVDQDLVLLVKEQLDRHDLPARAMRLCTDHQSLFDDSGEVLDSFTVLADLGVQLVLTVSGSEELELIPRYGLPVRHVILSGPAVDALADDPSETDTRHLAQLVARAKELRLRIGAEGVRTAEHAKRLRELGVLAARGSFVADSATGDEVDEMIERHAG; via the coding sequence ATGCTGACTGACACCAAAGGAGTAACGCTTCCACCTGAGAACAGGGAGCGCCTCCTGCTCGAGTTCGCCCGTGAAGTCCTCCGGAACGCGGACCCGGCGTACGAGGGCGTCCTGCTGCGCTTCACCACGCTGTTCACTGTCGCGCCGATCGCCATCGCGCTGGCCGACATCGACGGTGACATCGTCGAGGCCAACCCGGCGCTCGGGAAGCTGGTGGGGTTGCCGCCCGAGCGGCTGCGCGGGCGGCACCTGTCCGACCTGGCCGCCACCACCCACGACGCCGACCGGATCCGCGGCGGGCTCGAACGCCTGACCGCGCGCGGCACCGACCGGCTCACCGAGCGCGGCGTGCACCTCGCGCACAGCCAGGACGGCCGGCTGACCACCAACGTCACCCTCGCCTGGCTGCCCGGCGACGGGCCCGAAGCGCGCTTCCCGGTCATGATGGCCGCCGACACCGACGACCTGCACCTGCTGGGCGAGCGGCTGCTGCACCAGAACCTGCACGACCCGCTCACCGGGCTGCCGAACGCGCAGGCGTTCACCACCCGGCTGGAAGCGGCGCTCGGCACGCCCGACCGCGGTCAGCTCGGGCTGGTCTACCTCGACATCGACGGCTTCAAGGTGATCAACGACGGCCTCGGCGCCGGAGTCGGCGACGAGGTGCTGAAGGAGGTCGCGAGCAAGCTGTCGCGGACCTTCACCGGCCATCACGAGGGCTACGTCGCGCGCCTGTCCGGCGACGGCTTCGGGGTGCTGCTGCGCGGGGAAGACCTGACCCAGCAGCAGGTGGTGGCCTTGGTCGACCGGGCGCTGGAAGACCTCAACGAGCCGGTTTACCTTGGCGGGCACGGGATCGGGGTCAGCGCGAGCGCCGGCATCGTCGTGCGCCCAGCCGCCGAGCGCGGCAGCCACGTCGAGCTGCTGCGCGCGGCCGAGCTGGCGCTGCACCGGGCCAAGGAGGCGGGCAAGGCGCAGTGGATGCTGTTCGACCCGCAGCTCGACGCGCGGGACCGCGGCCGCTACCAGCTGGGCGCGGTGATCGCCGGCGCGCTGGAGAACGGTGAGTTCTCGCTGATCTACCAGCCGACTGTGAAGCTCAGCCGGCCCGGCGAGATCGCGGCCGTGAACGCCGGGCTGCGCTGGAACCACCCGGACCGGGGCGAGCTGAGCTCGGACGAGTTCTACCCGCTCGCGCAGATCACCGGCATGACGATCCCGCTGGGCAAGTGGCTGCTGGCCGAGTCTCTGGCCGCGACCGCGCGCTGGCGTGACCAGTTCGGCGACGCGGCGCCGGACGTGTGCATCCGGCTGCCGAAGCGGCTCGCCGTCGACCAGGACCTGGTGCTGCTGGTCAAGGAGCAGCTCGACCGCCACGACCTGCCCGCGCGGGCGATGCGGCTGTGCACCGACCACCAGTCGCTGTTCGACGACTCGGGTGAGGTGCTCGACTCGTTCACCGTGCTCGCCGACCTCGGTGTCCAGCTGGTGCTGACCGTCTCCGGTTCGGAGGAGCTGGAGCTGATCCCGCGCTACGGGCTGCCGGTGCGGCACGTGATCCTGTCCGGCCCGGCGGTCGACGCGCTCGCCGACGACCCGTCCGAGACCGACACGCGGCACCTGGCCCAGCTCGTCGCGCGGGCGAAGGAGCTTCGGCTGCGGATCGGCGCCGAAGGCGTGCGCACGGCCGAGCACGCGAAGCGGCTGCGTGAGCTGGGCGTGCTGGCCGCGCGAGGCTCGTTCGTCGCCGACTCCGCCACCGGTGACGAGGTGGACGAGATGATCGAGCGGCACGCCGGCTGA
- a CDS encoding cytochrome P450: MTSAVGKVAEALRERVPTLTAIPLPRKVDERWLGASWPVRELAAPPAGSGLKPVLGDDGPPVVGHALEMMRFGLDFSMRRYEQYGPVSWLGGFGRRIVSLSGPEATQIALVNKDKAFSQEGWKFFIEHFFERGLMLLDFGEHHLHRRIMQQAFTRERLTGYVGQMGPALREGVRSWPTGTSPRLYPALKQLTLDVATRVFMDMRSDADAAKINRAFVSSVRAGTAIVRAPVPGGRWAAGLRGRRVLERYFGENLPAKRLADGDDLFAALCHATTEDGDRFSDVDIVNHMIFLMMAAHDTTTITSSAMAYYLAKHPEWQEHARTESLALGDDLPGIEALESLETLDLVMKEALRLVAPVPSMARKTAKDTEVLGHYLPAGTLVGVSPTLNHFSTDCWTDPQRFDPERFAEPRREDKSHRFAWMPFGGGAHKCIGLQFGGLEVKALMHEMLRAYRWSVPEGYTARWDYVSLPVPADGLPVRLEYR; encoded by the coding sequence ATGACGAGCGCGGTCGGCAAAGTCGCCGAGGCCCTGCGTGAGCGGGTGCCGACGCTGACGGCGATCCCGTTGCCCCGCAAGGTCGACGAGCGCTGGCTCGGCGCTTCGTGGCCGGTGCGCGAGCTGGCGGCCCCGCCCGCGGGCAGCGGGCTCAAGCCGGTGCTGGGCGACGACGGCCCGCCCGTGGTCGGGCACGCGCTGGAGATGATGCGCTTCGGCCTCGACTTCAGCATGCGCCGCTACGAGCAGTACGGCCCGGTGTCGTGGCTGGGCGGCTTCGGCCGCCGGATCGTGTCGCTGTCCGGTCCCGAGGCGACGCAGATCGCGCTGGTGAACAAGGACAAGGCCTTCTCGCAGGAGGGCTGGAAGTTCTTCATCGAGCACTTCTTCGAGCGCGGCCTGATGCTGCTCGACTTCGGCGAGCACCACCTGCACCGGCGCATCATGCAGCAGGCGTTCACCCGCGAGCGGCTCACCGGTTACGTCGGGCAGATGGGCCCGGCGCTGCGCGAGGGCGTCCGGTCATGGCCCACGGGCACCAGCCCGCGGCTGTACCCGGCGCTCAAGCAGCTGACCCTCGACGTCGCCACCCGCGTGTTCATGGACATGCGCTCCGACGCGGACGCGGCGAAGATCAACCGCGCGTTCGTCAGCTCCGTGCGCGCCGGCACCGCGATCGTCCGCGCGCCGGTGCCGGGCGGGCGCTGGGCCGCCGGGCTGCGCGGCCGGCGGGTGCTGGAGCGCTACTTCGGCGAGAACCTGCCCGCGAAACGGCTCGCCGACGGCGACGACCTGTTCGCCGCGCTCTGCCACGCCACCACCGAGGACGGCGACCGGTTCAGCGACGTCGACATCGTGAACCACATGATCTTCCTGATGATGGCCGCGCACGACACCACGACCATCACCAGCAGCGCCATGGCCTACTACCTGGCCAAGCACCCGGAATGGCAGGAGCACGCCCGCACGGAGTCGCTGGCACTCGGCGACGACCTGCCCGGCATCGAAGCGCTGGAAAGCCTCGAGACGCTCGACCTCGTCATGAAGGAGGCGCTGCGGCTGGTGGCGCCGGTGCCCTCGATGGCCCGAAAGACCGCAAAGGACACCGAGGTGCTCGGCCACTACCTTCCGGCGGGCACGCTCGTCGGGGTCTCGCCGACGTTGAACCACTTCAGCACCGACTGCTGGACCGACCCGCAGCGCTTCGACCCCGAGCGGTTCGCGGAGCCGCGCCGCGAGGACAAGTCGCACCGCTTCGCCTGGATGCCCTTCGGCGGCGGCGCGCACAAGTGCATCGGCCTGCAGTTCGGCGGGCTGGAGGTGAAGGCGCTGATGCACGAGATGCTGCGGGCCTACCGATGGTCGGTGCCCGAGGGCTATACCGCGCGCTGGGACTACGTCTCCCTGCCGGTGCCCGCCGACGGACTTCCGGTGCGCCTCGAATATCGTTGA